DNA from Mesorhizobium sp. DCY119:
CTGTCCATGGGCGATGCGGGCGAATACGCGCCACCACACCAAAGACAACGCGACCATCGCATTAACGAGGCTCGGTCCAAGCAGGACGCTGATGCCGAGCGCCAGAACAAGTGCCGGGATGGACGAAAAGACATCGACGATGCGCATGAGCACGATTTCCGTGCGGCCGCCGTAGTAGCCCGCCACGAGCCCGATCGGAACGCCGACCACAACCGCAGCGACCATGACGACGAACGCCATTCCGAGAGAGAGCGCTGCACCGTTCATGACGCGGGTCAGGACGTCGCGGCCAGCCTCGTCGGTGCCGAACAGGTAATCGATGGAAGGCGGCTGGAGCATCCGATCGAAATGCAGCGCGTCCAGCGCGTCTTCAGGGTAGGGCGCGATCCAGGGCGCGAAGATCGCCACGAAGACCAGTATCGCCAGGCAGACAAAGCCGATGGCCGCCGTCCTGTTGTGGAAGAAGCGCTTTACGGTCCTGAAACGGACTTCCGGCACGTACGCTTCCTGTTCCAGTCCTGCTGCGGCGCTCATGTTGTTTCTCCCGAACGGATACGCGGGTCGAGGATCGGATAGATGGTCTCCACCAGAAAGTTGATGACCACCACGAACAGGCATACGACCATGGTGACGCCGACGACCCCGTTGAAGTCGTTGGCAATGATCGCGTCTGCGCCGAAACGGGCGATGCCTGGCCATCCGAACACTTTCTCGACCACGAAGCTGGAACCGATCATGATCGGCACAAGGAAGCCTATGATCGTCAGGGTCGGAGTGAAGGCGTTTCGCAGCACGAATTTGTAGTTGATGATCAGCGGATGAACGCCCAACGCCCTGGCAAGTTCAGGATAGGGCTTTTCCAACTCGTCGATCATGTTGGCTCGGGTCATGCGCATGATCGTTGCCAAAGGCCCTGTGGAGAGCACGATCGCAGGCGCCACCAGATGCCGCAGACTGTCGGTGAAAGCGCTGAAGTTGCCGGCCAGCAGGGAGTCGATGGTCATGAAGCCGGTCACAGTCAGGGGCGGGGGGCCGCTGATGCGCCCGGTGATAGGCAGCATCGCCAGGGCCAACCCGAAGACGAGCTGCAGGACGATGCCGATCCAGAATTGCGGAAAGGAAACTCCGGCCAGGGCGATGAAGCGGGACAGGCCGTCGATGAAGCGATCACGGCGAACAGCCGCAATCACGCCAAGCGGAACGCCGACGACAATGGCGATCAGAAGGGAGGCGAATATCAGCTCCAGAGTGGCGGGAAGCCGGGAGGCGATGACCTCGCCGACATCGCGTCGTTCGACCAGAGACAAGCCGAACTCACCCTTGAGCGCGCCGGTCACGAAGTTGACGTACTGCATGACCAGAGGCTGGTCGAGGCCGAGCTGGCTGCGCAATTGCGCAACCTGCTCGCCACTCGCCCGGTCACCGAGCGCCGCCGCCACCGGATCGCCCGGCAGAACCCGCGTCAGCAGGAACACCAGAACGGACACCCCGAAGAGAACGACAATCATCTGCGCCACGCGCTGCAGAAGGCTCTTCAAACTCATGACCACTCCGATTTCCAGCCTGTCGGGCAGCAGCCCATTCTACCGTTTCTGGTTGTTTTGGAAGTCTTTGCTATTCTGGTCGATGGCCCAGTTTTCGAAGCGCATGTCGTAGAAGATAGCGCCTGCGCTTGGCGGGAAGCCCTTGACGTAATCCCATGACGTGACCTGCCGTACTTCGGTATGGGAGAAGACGGCGGGGCTGTCTTCGGCGATGAGCTTGTTGGCCTGGCAGTAGCTGTCGGTCTGGACCTTGGGGTCGGTGGAGTGGATGCCGGCCTGGACGAGCTCGGTGACCTTGGGGTTTTCGTAATACATGCCGCCCGGGGGGTAGGGATCGCCCCAGCCGGACTTGGTGTAGTAGTTCAGGAACAGGGTGGGGTCGGAGACCTTGGCCGGATCGTAGTAGAGAACGAAATCGTAGGCAGTCTCGGGCTTGGTCTGAGCCTGGACGATGTCGGCCCAGCGGACCGGCCGCACTTCGGTCGGGATACCGATCTTGGTGAGGTTGGTGGCCAAAAGCATCGCGACGTTGTTGAAGCGATCACTTCCGGCAACGGCAGCAATCTGCAGCTTGCGCTTGGACAGCTCGCCGGCCGGATATTTCGACTTGGACAGGTATTCGCGCGCCTTGGCGAGATCGAAGGGATAGGTGGTGACACCCTCGCAGCCCGGCAGCATCTCGGCGGGAACCGGACCTGCCAGTGGACCGCCGGCGCCGAGGATGTGCTTGGTCACGGTGTCGCGGTCATAGGCGCTGGCCACCGCCCTGCGGACCCAGACGTCGTCGAGCGGCGCACGGGCATTGTCCATGATCACGAACCACGGCGACGGCATGGTGTCCTCGCGCCGCTGCATGGCCTGCAACTCGCCGAGCTGACGCTGCACGGTGCTGGGAAGGGTCGGGTCGCCGATGTCGAGCTCGCCCGCCCGAAGCTTGGTGACGATCGTGGCGATCTCAGGGGTCACCTGAAACTCCACGGTCGCGGGGGCTTCGCCTTTCTGCGGCGCTAGCGTATAGCCGTCGAACTTCTTCAGCCGCAGGATCTCGCCGGGCCGGTAGGTTTCCAGCTCATAGGGGCCGGAGCCCGCATCGTTGGTGCGCAGGAAAGCATTGCCGTAATCCTGCATCTCGCCGAAGGCGCCGGGCTTCAGGTTGGCGAGTATCAGGTCCTTGTTGACGATGCGAAACAGAAGCAACGCCTTGAGGAAGCTCGAGTTGGGCGAGTCCAGCTTGAAGGTGACGGTGTCGCCCTCGTAGGAGACGCCGCTGGCGTTGATCATGCGGAAGCTCGATGCGGACGGGCCGTTGACGGTCAGCATCCGCACCATCGAGAACGCGACGTCCTCGGCGGTGATCTCGCTGCCGTCGTGGAATTTCTGGCCGGCGCGGATCTTGAAGGCGTATTCGCGCCCGTCCGGGGAAATCGTCCAGGACTCGGCAAGCCATGGCTTTACGCCCTTTTCGGCATCAGGCCACAGAAGCGTGTCGTAGGAATTGTACATGGCGACCAGTTCCCAGTAATTGGTGCCATAGACCGGATCGAGCGTGCTGACCTCCATGACGGTGCCCCATCGCAGTGCTGCACCGGAACCGGTGGCCTGAGCCGGTGCCGTTCCGGCCGATACGGCGGCCGTCGTCAAAAAAGCTAAAGCGGCGGTCCCGGCGAGACCGCGCAACATCGTGCGCATGACCATGATTGTCCCCTTTTTTTGCAGCCGGCGGGTCAGGGCCGGCATGTCGGTTGGCCGGATATTGCAAGCGCGGGCCATCAGCGACAAGTGCCGATTTGACATTGTCCGGTGACAAAAAAACACCAATTGCACACACCAAAGGCAATCCTTCTAACCCCCCATCAACTTGCGTAGATCGGGGGTCAGCCTCCATCCTCCCCTTGGATTTCGGTCTTGCCCCAAACAAGTCGGATATGTTTCTATTCCCGAAACGGAGCAGAACTTTCCATATGAATAGTGCGTGGCTTAGACTCCCTCCCTTATCTTCTCTGCGTGCCTTCGTTGCCGTCGGCGCCACCGGCAGCATCCGCAAGGCGGGTGCGATGCTGAATGTCGATCATTCCGCCGTATCGCGTCACATCAATTGCCTGGAAGCACAGCTTGGAGTGTCGCTGCTTGCCCCTGAAGGACGGGGAATCACGCTTACGCCTGACGGAAAGCTGTATTTTGAAAGAGTTTCCAAGGGGTTCGAGATATTGGGAGACGCGACGGCCGACATATTCGGGTCGCAGTCCAAATCCCTCACCATTTCGGCCCCGCCAGCTCTCGCGCATCGCGTTCTGTTGCCCCGCATCCCCGAATTGGAGCTGCTCTTGCCCGACTGGGACGTTAAGCTTACGACCGGGGAAGAAGAAGGCCGAGGCGAGGTGGAAGGTCCCAACACGGTCAGCATTACCTTTCAAAGTGCCGCGGCCATATCGACATCAATTCACAGCGAGAGGATTGCTCACCCGCGAATACTTCCTCTTGCGAGTGCAAAAGCATCCGCGACATGGCCATCGATCAAAAGTGCGTCGGATCTTTTCCAGGTTCCACTTATCCAGCAGGCA
Protein-coding regions in this window:
- a CDS encoding ABC transporter permease, whose product is MSAAAGLEQEAYVPEVRFRTVKRFFHNRTAAIGFVCLAILVFVAIFAPWIAPYPEDALDALHFDRMLQPPSIDYLFGTDEAGRDVLTRVMNGAALSLGMAFVVMVAAVVVGVPIGLVAGYYGGRTEIVLMRIVDVFSSIPALVLALGISVLLGPSLVNAMVALSLVWWRVFARIAHGQTLSLKHEKYVLAARQMGASDRHILFREILPNMASSLLVAASLDAGAVILIGTSISFLGAGANPPTPEWGLIVATGRNYMPESWWVSLFPGLAIFMVVVSLNMIGDGLRDVLADE
- a CDS encoding ABC transporter permease translates to MSLKSLLQRVAQMIVVLFGVSVLVFLLTRVLPGDPVAAALGDRASGEQVAQLRSQLGLDQPLVMQYVNFVTGALKGEFGLSLVERRDVGEVIASRLPATLELIFASLLIAIVVGVPLGVIAAVRRDRFIDGLSRFIALAGVSFPQFWIGIVLQLVFGLALAMLPITGRISGPPPLTVTGFMTIDSLLAGNFSAFTDSLRHLVAPAIVLSTGPLATIMRMTRANMIDELEKPYPELARALGVHPLIINYKFVLRNAFTPTLTIIGFLVPIMIGSSFVVEKVFGWPGIARFGADAIIANDFNGVVGVTMVVCLFVVVINFLVETIYPILDPRIRSGETT
- a CDS encoding ABC transporter substrate-binding protein; this encodes MVMRTMLRGLAGTAALAFLTTAAVSAGTAPAQATGSGAALRWGTVMEVSTLDPVYGTNYWELVAMYNSYDTLLWPDAEKGVKPWLAESWTISPDGREYAFKIRAGQKFHDGSEITAEDVAFSMVRMLTVNGPSASSFRMINASGVSYEGDTVTFKLDSPNSSFLKALLLFRIVNKDLILANLKPGAFGEMQDYGNAFLRTNDAGSGPYELETYRPGEILRLKKFDGYTLAPQKGEAPATVEFQVTPEIATIVTKLRAGELDIGDPTLPSTVQRQLGELQAMQRREDTMPSPWFVIMDNARAPLDDVWVRRAVASAYDRDTVTKHILGAGGPLAGPVPAEMLPGCEGVTTYPFDLAKAREYLSKSKYPAGELSKRKLQIAAVAGSDRFNNVAMLLATNLTKIGIPTEVRPVRWADIVQAQTKPETAYDFVLYYDPAKVSDPTLFLNYYTKSGWGDPYPPGGMYYENPKVTELVQAGIHSTDPKVQTDSYCQANKLIAEDSPAVFSHTEVRQVTSWDYVKGFPPSAGAIFYDMRFENWAIDQNSKDFQNNQKR
- a CDS encoding LysR substrate-binding domain-containing protein; the protein is MNSAWLRLPPLSSLRAFVAVGATGSIRKAGAMLNVDHSAVSRHINCLEAQLGVSLLAPEGRGITLTPDGKLYFERVSKGFEILGDATADIFGSQSKSLTISAPPALAHRVLLPRIPELELLLPDWDVKLTTGEEEGRGEVEGPNTVSITFQSAAAISTSIHSERIAHPRILPLASAKASATWPSIKSASDLFQVPLIQQASNGYWIRWFAALGVRELPALRGPNLPNTLLALEAARRGQGVALVNETIAADLIRDGELVVLFETEVRLAGYYLNTPKSIYGRNSALQLRKWIKNIAL